Proteins encoded by one window of Agelaius phoeniceus isolate bAgePho1 chromosome 3, bAgePho1.hap1, whole genome shotgun sequence:
- the ADAM17 gene encoding disintegrin and metalloproteinase domain-containing protein 17 — MRLRLWLVPALVLLWGPGGLEALGHPQRPQRYDTVESMLSDYDILSLSSIQQHSLKKRDLQPETHVERLLSFSALQRHFKLYLTATAEHFSEKFQALIVDGEGKEKEYRVQWRDFFTGHVVGEHNSKVVAHIGDEDFTVRINTDGEEYNIEPLWRFVDDAEDERLLVYRSEDIKDFSRLQSPKVCGYLKLSEDELLPKGLEDRKQNEGSTHRKKRAVPENSKNTCKMLVVADHRFFKYMGRGEESTTINYLIELIDRVDDIYRNTSWDDGTFNGYGIQIEQIIIHNEPNNVKPGEKHYNMARSYPDDKKDAWDVKMLLEQFSFDIAEKAAHVCLAHLFTYQDFDMGTLGLAYVGSPRPNSHGGICPKAYYSQIVKKDIYLNSGLTSTKNYGKTILTKEADLVTTHELGHNFGAEHDPDSLPECAPTEDQGGKYVMYPIAVSGDHENNKMFSSCSKKSIHRTIEVKAQECFKERNNKVCGNSRVDEGEECDPGLLYQLADPCCSADCKLKEGAKCSDRNSPCCKGCQFESAQKKCQEAINATCKGESFCTGNSSECPPPGNAPDDTVCVDMGKCKDGECVPFCERERNLRSCACNETDNSCKVCCRDEQDRCTPYVDANDQFLFLRKGKPCTVGFCDTNGKCEKQVQDVIERFWDFIDQLSINTFGKFLADNIVGSVLVFSLLFWIPLSILVHCVDKKLDKQYEENTKSLFCPSNVEMLSSLDSASVRIIKPFPAAPAASRHQPLQPLAPAPAAPAPPKQEHQRMDTIQEDPSTDSHIDEDAFEKDPFPNSSSAAKSFEDLTEHPVIRSEKASSFKLQRQNRVDSKETEC, encoded by the exons ACACAGTTGAGTCCATGCTTTCAGACTACGACATCCTCTCCCTGTCTAGCATCCAGCAGCACTCACTGAAGAAGAGGGACCTTCAGCCTGAGACACATGTAGAGAGGCTCTTAAGTTTTTCAGCCCTGCAAAG GCACTTTAAATTATACTTAACTGCAACTGCTGAACACTTTTCAGAAAAATTTCAAGCATTAATTGTGGATGGTGAAGGCAAGGAAAAGGAGTATCGTGTTCAATGGCGAGACTTTTTCACCGGACATGTCGTTG GAGAGCATAATTCCAAGGTTGTGGCACATATTGGGGATGAAGATTTTACGGTGCGAATCAATACTGATGGAGAAGAATACAATATCGAG CCACTGTGGAGATTTGTAGATGATGCGGAAGATGAAAGACTGCTGGTCTACAGATCTGAAGATATCAAAGATTTCTCAAGGTTGCAGTCCCCCAAAGTATGTGGTTATTTAAAGCTGAGTGAGGATGAACTGCTGCCAAAAGGACTGGAAGACAGGAAACAAAATGAAG GAAGCACCCATCGAAAGAAAAGAGCCGTTCCAGAGAACTCCAAAAACACGTGCAAGATGTTGGTAGTGGCAGACCATCGTTTCTTCAAGTACATGGGCCGTGGGGAAGAGAGCACCACTATCAATTACTTG ATTGAACTGATAGACAGAGTAGATGACATCTACCGAAACACTTCCTGGGACGATGGAACCTTCAATGGGTACGGCATACAGATAGAGCAG ATTATTATCCACAATGAGCCAAATAATGTAAAACCTGGAGAAAAACATTATAATATGGCAAGAAGTTACCCAGATGATAAGAAAGATGCCTGGGATGTGAAAATGCTGCTAGAG caatTTAGCTTTGATATTGCAGAGAAAGCAGCTCACGTGTGCCTTGCTCATCTCTTCACGTACCAAGATTTTGACATGGGAACACTTGGACTGGCTTATGTTGGCTCTCCCAGACCTAACAGCCATGGTGGCATTTGTCCTAAAG CTTATTACAGTCAAATTGTAAAGAAGGATATCTATCTGAACAGTGGCTTGACCAGCACCAAGAACTATGGGAAGACCATCCTCACAAAG GAGGCTGACCTGGTTACAACACATGAACTTGGACATAACTTCGGAGCAGAGCATGATCCTGACAGTCTGCCAGAGTGTGCCCCCACTGAAGACCAGGGTGGGAAATATGTCATGTATCCTATTGCTGTCAGTGGGGATCATGAAAACAACAAG ATGTTCTCAAGCTGCAGCAAAAAATCCATCCATAGGACCATAGAGGTCAAGGCCCAGGAGTGCTTCAAAGAGCGCAACAACAAAGTGTGTGGGAACTCCAGAGTGGATGAAGGCGAGGAATGTGACCCTGGCCTCTTGTACCAGCTGGCtgatccctgctgctctgcagactgcaaactgaaagagggtgcCAAGTGCAG TGACCGAAACAGTCCTTGCTGTAAAGGCTGCCAGTTTGAAAGTGCACAAAAGAAATGCCAGGAAGCCATAAATGCCACTTGCAAAGGAGAGTCTTTTTGCACTG GGAACAGCAGCGAGTGTCCCCCCCCAGGGAACGCTCCGGATGACACCGTGTGCGTGGACATGGGCAAGTGCAAGGACGGGGAGTGCGTCCCCTTCTGCGAGAGGGAGAGGAACCTGCGCTCGTGTGCCTGCAACG AGACAGATAATTCCTGCAAGGTGTGCTGCCGGGACGAGCAGGACAGGTGCACGCCGTACGTGGATGCCAACGACCAGTTCCTGTTCCTGCGCAAGGGCAAGCCTTGCACCGTGGGCTTCTGTGACACAAAT GGCAAATGCGAGAAGCAAGTCCAGGATGTGATTGAACGGTTTTGGGATTTCATAGACCAACTCAGCATCAATACTTTTG GGAAGTTCCTAGCAGATAATATAGTGGGCTCTGTGCTTGTCTTCTCCTTACTGTTCTGGATTCCTCTCAGCATCCTTGTACACTGTGTG GACAAGAAATTGGACAAGCAGTATGAGGAGAACACAAAGTCCCTGTTTTGCCCCAGT AACGTGGAGATGCTCAGCAGCCTGGACTCGGCCTCCGTGCGCATCATCAAGCCGTTCCCCGCAGCACCGGCCGCCAGCCGgcaccagcccctgcagccGCTGGcgcccgcgcccgccgcgcccgCGCCGCCCAAGCAGGAGCACCAGCGCATGGACACCATCCAGGAGGACCCCAGCACCGACTCGCACATCGACGAGGACGCCTTCGAGAAGGACCCTTTCCCAAACAGCAGCTCCGCCGCCAAATCCTTCGAGGACTTGACAGAGCACCCTGTCATCAGGAGTGAGAAAGCCTCGTCCTTCAAACTGCAGCGCCAGAACCGCGTGGACAGCAAAGAAACAGAGTGCTAG